A window of Cryptomeria japonica chromosome 3, Sugi_1.0, whole genome shotgun sequence contains these coding sequences:
- the LOC131045700 gene encoding uncharacterized protein LOC131045700 — translation MDIEYLLHLTRQVQIEWVIRLLVLTSMVVQLMLVVCGARRYISSSRSLRVLLWGAYISADAVAISALGKMMHSAHNGLYVIWAPLLLLHLGSPDAITAYALADNELWLRYACTMVYQVSVAGYVMCICKQEGFVLAAGFLLLVAGVCKYVERTAALAFATYFEIVNSTEPIFKFMEHEDKIEPGEFNYIVVGEKQLNDWWENHLWPTSPREFPGVTTIQHVWSHEDRQPTDDYLLCLSYALFKLYKRQFVSLYFYEWSRNKTRRFFLRNGLECENVFRVVSYVLQRLLWRIRKRLGNQYWKNVIPQYRVIDTCFKTKSSCIWKVARKYPRSFIVLWYIKLRYTSATAVEDDLKQLIFQKLQNVCSPDEDIAICKFYAFEACLREDLKWASKMDVEDLILTWHIATAICEEHWKPNPG, via the exons ATGGACATTGAATATTTGCTGCATTTGACTCGTCAAGTTCAGATAGAATGGGTGATCAGGCTTTTGGTTCTGACAAGCATGGTGGTGCAGCTTATGCTGGTTGTTTGTGGTGCCCGCAGGTATATTAGCTCAAGTCGATCTCTGCGGGTACTTTTGTGGGGAGCCTACATCTCAGCTGATGCTGTGGCCATCTCCGCCCTTGGAAAGATGATGCATAGTGCTCATAACGGATTGTACGTTATATGGGCTCCTTTGCTGCTTCTCCATTTGGGGAGCCCTGATGCCATTACTGCGTATGCCTTGGCTGACAATGAACTCTGGTTAAGGTATGCATGCACTATGGTTTATCAAGTTTCTGTTGCCGGATATGTTATGTGCATATGCAAACAAGAAGGATTTGTATTGGCTGCTGGTTTTCTTCTACTAGTCGCAGGAGTTTGTAAGTATGTTGAAAGAACAGCTGCCTTAGCATTCGCCACTTATTTTGAAATCGTGAATTCTACTGAACCTATTTTTAAATTTATGGAGCACGAGGACAAGATAGAACCAGGAGAATTCAATTATATCGTGGTGGGAGAGAAGCAGCTCAATGATTGGTGGGAAAATCATCTATGGCCTACATCCCCAAGGGAATTTCCAGGTGTAACAACCATACAACATGTATGGAGCCACGAAGACCGACAGCCAACAGATGACTACCTCCTCTGCTTATCTTATGCTTTATTCAAGTTGTATAAGCGGCAGTTTGTAAGCCTCTATTTCTACGAATGGTCGAGGAATAAAACAAGGAGGTTCTTTTTAAGAAACGGTCTAGAATGTGAGAATGTGTTCAGAGTAGTGTCTTATGTTCTGCAGCGCTTGCTGTGGAG GATTCGGAAGCGGCTTGGAAATCAGTACTGGAAGAATGTAATTCCGCAatacagggtgatagatacttgcTTCAAGACTAAGTCTTCTTGTATATGGAAGGTGGCTCGCAAATATCCGAGGAGTTTTATTGTACTGTGGTACATCAAGTTAAGGTATACCAGTGCAACGGCTGTGGAGGATGATCTCAAGCAGCTTATATTTCAGAAGCTTCAAAATGTATGCTCTCCAGACGAAGACATTGCAATTTGCAAATTTTATGCCTTTGAAGCCTGTTTGCGCGAAGATCTAAAGTGGGCTTCCAAAATGGATGTGGAGGATCTCATTCTCACATGGCATATCGCCACCGCGATTTGTGAGGAACACTGGAAGCCGAATCCTGGATAG